From one Pan troglodytes isolate AG18354 chromosome 13, NHGRI_mPanTro3-v2.0_pri, whole genome shotgun sequence genomic stretch:
- the OBSL1 gene encoding obscurin-like protein 1 isoform X3 translates to MKASSGDQGSPPCFLRFPRPVRVVSGAEAELKCVVLGEPPPVVVWEKGGQQLAASERLSFPADGAEHGLLLSAALPTDAGVYVCRARNAAGEAYAAAAVTVLEPPASDPELQPAERPLPSPGSGEGAPVFLTGPRSQWVLRGAEVVLTCRAGGLPEPTLYWEKDGMALDEVWDSSHFALEQGLEDGPGASLALRILAARLPDSGVYVCHARNAHGHAQAGALLQVHQPPESPPADPDEAPAPVVEPLKCAPKTFWVNEGKHAKFRCYVMGKPEPEIEWHWEGRPLLPDRRRLMYRDRDGGFVLKVLYCQAKDRGLYVCAARNSAGQTLSAVQLHVKEPRLRFTRPLQDVEGREHGIAVLECKVPNSRIPTAWFREDQRLLPCRKYEQIEEGTVRRLIIHRLKADDDGIYLCEMRGRVRTVANVTVKGPILKRLPRKLDVLEGENAVLLVETLEAGVEGRWSRDGEELPVICQSSSGHMHALVLPGVTREDAGEVTFSLGNSRTTTLLRVKCVKHSPPGPPISAEMFKGHKNTVLLTWKPPEPAPETPFIYRLERQEVGSEDWIQCFSIEKAGAVEVPGDCVPSEGDYRFRICTVSGHGRSPHVVFHGSAHLVPTARLVAGLEDVQVYDGEDAVFSLDLSTIIQGTWFLNGEELKSNEPEGQVEPGALRYCMEQKGLQHRLILHAVKHQDSGALVGFSCPGVQDSAALTIQESPVHILSPQDKVSLTFTTSERVVLTCELSRVDFPATWYKDGQKVEDSELLVVKMDGRKHRLILPEAKVQDSGEFECRTEGVSAFFGVTVQDPPVHIVDPREHVFVHAITSECVMLACEVDREDAPVRWYKDGQEVEESDFVVLENEGPHRRLVLPATQPSDGGEFQCVAGDERAYFTVTITDVSSWIVYPSGKVYVAAVRLERVVLTCELCRPWAEVRWTKDGEEVVESPALLLQKEDTVRRLVLPAVQLEDSGEYLCEIDDESASFTVTVTEPPVRIIYPRDEVTLIAVTLECVVLMCELSREDAPVRWYKDGLEVEESEALVLERDGPRCRLVLPAAQPEDGGEFVCDAGDDSAFFTVTVTAPPERIVHPAARSLDLHFGAPGRVELRCEVAPAGSQVRWYKDGLEVEASDALQLGAEGPTRTLTLPHAQPEDAGEYVCETRDEAITFNVILAEPPVQFLAPETTPSPLCVAPGEPVVLSCELSRAGAPVVWSHNGRPVQEGEGLELHAEGPRRVLCIQAAGPAHAGLYTCQSGAAPGAPSLSFTVQVAEPPVRVVAPEAAQTRVRSTPGGDLELVVHLSGPGGPVRWYKDGERLASQGRVQLEQAGARQVLRVQGARSRDAGEYLCDAPQDSRIFLVSVEEPLPVKLVSELTPLTVHEGDDATFRCEVSPPDADVTWLRNGAVVTPGPQAEMAQNGSSRILTLRGCQLGDAGTVTVRAGITATSARLHVRETELLFLRRLQDVRAEEGQDVCLEVETGRVGTAGAVRWVRGGQPLPHDSRLSMAQDGHIHRLFIHGVILADQGTYGCESHHDRTLARLSVRPRQLRVLRPLEDVTISEGGSATFQLELSQEGVTGEWARGGVRLYPGPKCHIHSDGHRHRLVLNSLGLADSGCVSFTADSLRCAARLIVREVPVTIVRGPHDLEVTEGDTATFECELSQALADVTWEKDGSALTPSPRLWLQALGTRRLLQLRRCGPSDAGTYSCAVGTARARPVRLTVRERTVAVLSELRSVSAREGDGATFECTVSEVEITGRWELGGRPLRPGARVRIRQEGKKHILVLSELRAEDAGEVRFQAGPAQSLALLEVEALPLQMCRHPPREKTVLVGRRAVLEVTVSRSGGHVCWLREGAELCPGDKYEMRSHGPTHSLVIHDVRPEDQGTYCCQAGQDSTHTRLLVEGLYGRFLGFQVPPSRLSSLSQSPRPAIIIFPLDNHSCFFTGFPLHLLPPMLSTLGSRMSIPKAKLDSILPYFKPSSGLKSHCPSNKMWSASYDPEGPRNHSGSHTSPPILLPHFLKQAELIPSQGPRPCCSLFSSSLHGWPLSLQVPAYVSPPSSSLP, encoded by the exons ATGAAGGCGAGCTCGGGGGACCAGGGGAGCCCCCCGTGCTTCCTGCGCTTCCCGCGGCCTGTGCGGGTGGTAAGTGGCGCCGAGGCCGAGCTCAAGTGCGTGGTCCTGGGGGAGCCGCCGCCTGTAGTGGTGTGGGAGAAGGGCGGGCAGCAGCTGGCGGCCTCGGAACGCCTGAGCTTCCCGGCGGACGGCGCGGAGCACGGCCTGCTGCTGAGCGCCGCACTGCCCACCGACGCGGGGGTCTACGTGTGCCGCGCCCGCAACGCGGCCGGCGAGGCCTACGCGGCGGCCGCCGTCACCGTGCTGGAGCCGCCGGCCTCCGACCCCGAGCTGCAGCCCGCCGAGCGCCCGCTGCCATCGCCGGGGTCCGGGGAGGGCGCCCCGGTCTTCCTCACGGGGCCTCGATCCCAGTGGGTGCTGCGGGGGGCGGAGGTGGTGCTGACGTGCCGGGCGGGGGGCCTCCCCGAGCCCACACTGTACTGGGAGAAGGACGGGATGGCCCTGGACGAAGTGTGGGACAGCAGCCACTTCGCGCTCGAGCAGGGCCTCGAGGACGGCCCCGGCGCGAGCCTGGCACTGCGCATCCTGGCGGCTCGGCTGCCGGATTCCGGCGTCTACGTGTGCCACGCCCGCAACGCGCACGGCCACGCGCAGGCGGGGGCGCTGCTCCAGGTGCACCAGCCCCCCGAGAGCCCGCCCGCGGACCCCGACGAGGCCCCCGCGCCGGTGGTGGAGCCGCTCAAGTGCGCGCCTAAGACCTTCTGGGTGAACGAGGGCAAGCACGCCAAGTTCCGCTGCTACGTGATGGGCAAGCCCGAGCCCGAGATCGAATGGCACTGGGAGGGCCGCCCGCTGCTCCCGGACCGCCGCCGCCTCATGTACCGCGACCGCGACGGCGGCTTCGTGCTCAAGGTGCTCTACTGCCAGGCCAAGGACCGTGGGCTCTACGTCTGCGCCGCGCGCAACTCGGCGGGCCAGACGCTCAGTGCCGTGCAGCTGCACGTGAAAG AGCCCCGCCTCCGGTTCACACGGCCCCTGCAGGACGTGGAGGGCCGTGAGCACGGGATTGCCGTGCTGGAGTGTAAAGTACCCAACTCCCGCATCCCCACGGCCTGGTTCCGTGAGGACCAGCGGCTGCTGCCCTGCCGCAAGTACGAGCAGATCGAAGAGGGCACTGTCCGGCGCCTCATCATCCACAGGCTGAAGGCAGACGATGATGGTATCTACCTGTGCGAGATGCGGGGCCGGGTGCGCACCGTGGCCAACGTCACAGTCAAAG GGCCCATCCTGAAGCGCCTGCCCCGGAAGCTCGACGTCCTGGAAGGAGAGAATGCTGTGCTGCTAGTGGAAACTCTAGAGGCTGGGGTCGAGGGACGCTGGAGCCGTGATGGGGAGGAGCTGCCGGTCATCTGCCAGAGCAGCTCAGGCCACATGCATGCCCTGGTCCTTCCAGGGGTCACCCGAGAGGATGCTGGCGAGGTCACctttagcctgggcaactccCGTACCACTACGCTTCTCAGAGTAAAAT GTGTCAAGCACAGTCCCCCAGGACCCCCCATATCGGCAGAGATGTTCAAGGGCCACAAGAACACGGTCCTGTTGACCTGGAAGCCTCCCGAGCCAGCTCCCGAGACCCCATTCATCTACCGGCTGGAGCGGCAGGAAGTGGGCTCTGAAGACTGGATTCAGTGCTTCAGCATCGAGAAAGCCGGAGCCGTGGAGGTGCCGGGTGACTGTGTGCCCTCCGAGGGTGACTACCGCTTCCGCATCTGCACAGTCAGCGGACATGGCCGTAGTCCCCACGTGGTGTTCCACGGTTCTGCTCACCTTG TGCCCACAGCTCGCCTGGTGGCAGGTCTGGAGGATGTGCAGGTATACGACGGGGAAGATGCCGTCTTCTCCCTCGATCTCTCCACCATCATCCAGGGTACCTGGTTCCTTAATGGGGAAGAGCTCAAGAGTAACGAGCCGGAGGGCCAGGTGGAACCTGGGGCCCTGCGGTACTGTATGGAGCAGAAGGGTCTGCAGCACAGACTCATCCTGCATGCCGTCAAGCACCAGGACAGCGGTGCCCTGGTCGGCTTCAGCTGCCCTGGTGTGCAGGACTCAGCTGCCCTCACAATCCAAG AGAGCCCGGTGCACATCCTGAGCCCCCAGGACAAGGTGTCATTGACCTTCACAACCTCAGAGCGGGTGGTGCTGACTTGTGAGCTCTCAAGGGTGGACTTCCCGGCAACCTGGTACAAGGATGGGCAGAAGGTGGAGGACAGCGAGTTGCTGGTGGTGAAGATGGATGGGCGCAAACACCGTCTGATCCTGCCTGAGGCCAAAGTCCAGGACAGTGGCGAGTTTGAGTGCAGGACAGAAGGGGTCTCGGCCTTCTTCGGCGTCACTGTCCAAG ATCCTCCCGTGCACATCGTGGACCCCCGAGAACATGTGTTCGTGCATGCCATAACTTCCGAGTGTGTCATGCTGGCCTGTGAGGTGGACCGAGAGGACGCCCCTGTGCGTTGGTACAAGGACgggcaggaggtggaggagagTGACTTCGTGGTGCTGGAGAATGAGGGGCCCCATCGCCGCCTGGTGCTGCCCGCCACCCAGCCCTCAGACGGGGGCGAGTTTCAGTGCGTCGCTGGAGATGAGCGTGCCTACTTCACTGTCACCATCACAG ACGTCTCCTCGTGGATCGTGTATCCCAGCGGCAAGGTGTATGTGGCAGCCGTGCGCCTGGAGCGTGTGGTGCTGACCTGTGAGCTATGCCGGCCCTGGGCAGAGGTACGCTGGACCAAGGATGGAGAGGAGGTGGTGGAGAGCCCCGCGCTGCTCCTGCAGAAGGAAGACACTGTCCGCCGCCTGGTGCTGCCCGCTGTCCAGCTCGAGGACTCCGGCGAGTACTTGTGTGAAATTGACGATGAGTCGGCCTCCTTCACTGTCACCGTCACAG AACCCCCAGTGCGGATCATATACCCTCGCGATGAGGTGACCTTGATCGCCGTGACCTTGGAGTGTGTGGTGCTGATGTGTGAACTGTCTCGGGAGGATGCCCCTGTGCGCTGGTACAAGGATGGGCTGGAAGTGGAGGAGAGCGAGGCCCTGGTGCTGGAGAGGGATGGGCCACGCTGCCGCCTGGTGCTACCTGCTGCTCAGCCCGAGGACGGGGGCGAGTTTGTATGCGATGCTGGAGATGACTCGGCCTTCTTCACTGTCACTGTCACAG CCCCACCAGAGAGGATTGTGCACCCGGCAGCCCGCTCCCTGGATCTGCATTTTGGGGCTCCAGGGCGCGTGGAGCTGCGCTGTGAGGTGGCCCCAGCTGGGTCTCAGGTGCGCTGGTACAAGGACGGGCTGGAAGTGGAGGCATCAGATGCCCTGCAGCTGGGTGCCGAGGGGCCCACCCGCACCCTGACCCTgccccatgcccagcctgaggACGCCGGGGAGTACGTGTGTGAGACCCGGGATGAGGCCATCACCTTCAATGTCATCCTGGCTG AGCCCCCAGTGCAGTTCCTTGCTCCAGAGACAACTCCAAGCCCGCTCTGTGTGGCCCCCGGGGAGCCAGTGGTGCTGAGCTGTGAACTGTCCCGGGCTGGTGCCCCCGTGGTCTGGAGCCACAATGGGAGGCCCGTGCAGGAGGGCGAGGGCCTAGAGCTCCATGCCGAGGGCCCCCGCCGAGTCCTCTGCATCCAGGCTGCAGGCCCAGCCCATGCAGGGCTCTACACCTGCCAGTCTGGAGCAGCCCCTGGAGCCCCGAGCCTCAGCTTCACCGTCCAGGTGGCTG AGCCTCCTGTGCGGGTGGTAGCTCCCGAGGCAGCCCAGACGAGGGTTCGGAGCACTCCAGGCGGGGACCTAGAGCTGGTGGTGCACCTCTCCGGGCCAGGGGGCCCTGTACGCTGGTACAAGGACGGGGAGCGACTGGCAAGCCAGGGGCGGGTGCAGCTGGAGCAGGCCGGGGCCAGGCAGGTGCTGCGGGTGCAGGGGGCACGGAGCAGGGACGCTGGGGAGTACCTGTGCGACGCGCCCCAGGACAGCCGCATCTTCCTTGTCAGCGTGGAAG AGCCACTGCCGGTGAAGCTGGTCTCGGAGCTGACACCACTCACTGTCCACGAGGGCGATGATGCCACGTTCCGGTGTGAAGTCTCCCCACCAGATGCCGACGTCACCTGGCTGCGCAATGGGGCGGTCGTCACTCCAGGGCCCCAGGCGGAGATGGCCCAGAATGGTTCAAGCCGCATCTTAACCTTGCGAGGCTGCCAACTGGGGGATGCGGGGACCGTGACTGTGCGGGCAGGGATCACGGCCACAAGTGCCCGGCTCCATGTTCGAG AGACAGAGCTGCTGTTCCTACGGCGGTTGCAGGATGTGCGGGCAGAGGAAGGCCAGGACGTGTGTCTCGAAGTGGAGACAGGCCGAGTGGGTACAGCGGGGGCCGTGCGCTGGGTGCGAGGTGGGCAGCCCCTGCCCCACGACTCTCGCCTGTCCATGGCCCAGGATGGGCACATCCACCGCCTCTTCATCCATGGTGTCATACTGGCCGACCAGGGCACCTACGGCTGCGAGAGCCACCACGATCGCACCCTGGCCAGGCTCAGCGTGAGGC CGAGGCAGCTGAGGGTGCTGCGGCCTCTGGAGGACGTGACCATCAGTGAGGGGGGCAGTGCCACCTTCCAGCTGGAGCTGTCCCAGGAAGGTGTGACCGGGGAGTGGGCCCGGGGTGGAGTACGGCTGTATCCAGGACCCAAGTGTCACATCCACTCGGACGGCCACCGTCACCGACTGGTACTCAATAGCCTGGGCCTGGCCGACTCAGGCTGTGTCTCCTTCACGGCGGATTCCCTGCGCTGCGCAGCCAGACTCATTGTGAGAG agGTCCCAGTGACCATCGTGCGGGGGCCACACGACCTAGAGGTGACCGAGGGCGACACAGCTACGTTCGAGTGCGAGCTTTCCCAAGCTTTGGCTGATGTTACCTGGGAGAAG GACGGGAGCGCGCTCACGCCTAGCCCGCGGCTCTGGCTCCAGGCCCTCGGCACGCGCCGCCTTCTCCAGCTGCGACGCTGCGGCCCCTCGGACGCCGGGACCTACAGCTGCGCGGTGGGGACGGCCCGCGCCAGACCGGTCCGCCTGACCGTGCGCG AGCGTACTGTGGCGGTACTCTCCGAGCTGCGGTCGGTGAGCGCCCGCGAAGGCGACGGCGCTACGTTCGAGTGCACCGTGTCGGAGGTCGAGATCACGGGGCGCTGGGAGCTCGGAGGCCGCCCGCTGAGACCCGGAGCCCGCGTCCGCATCCGACAGGAAG GGAAGAAACACATTCTGGTGCTTAGCGAGCTGCGCGCCGAGGACGCCGGTGAAGTCCGCTTCCAGGCGGGGCCCGCCCAGTCCCTGGCTCTACTGGAAGTGGAGG CATTGCCTCTCCAGATGTGCCGCCACCCCCCTCGCGAGAAGACCGTTCTGGTGGGCCGCCGGGCGGTGCTGGAGGTGACTGTGTCCCGCTCGGGGGGCCACGTGTGCTGGCTGCGGGAGGGGGCCGAGCTGTGCCCGGGAGATAAGTATGAGATGCGCAGCCACGGCCCCACCCACAGCCTGGTCATCCATGACGTTCGACCTGAGGACCAAGGCACTTACTGCTGCCAGGCCGGCCAGGACAGCACCCACACACGGCTGCTGGTAGAGG GTCTTTATGGAAGATTCCTAGGCTTCCAGGTACCCCCTTCCAGGCTGTCATCCCTCTCCCAATCACCTAGGCCAGCCATCATCATCTTTCCACTGGACAATCACAGCTGCTTCTTCACTGGTTTCCCCCTACACTTGCTCCCTCCAATGCTTTCTACACTCGGCAGCAGAATGAGCATCCCAAAAGCTAAATTAGATTCTATCCTCCCCTACTTTAAACCCTCCAGTGGTTTAAAGTCTCATTGCCCTTCTAATAAAATGTGGAGTGCTTCTTACGACCCAGAGGGTCCACGCAATCACTCTGGCTCCCACACCTCACCTCCCATACTCCTGCCCCACTTCCTCAAGCAAGCTGAGCTCATTCCTTCTCAGGGCCCTCGCCCTTGCTGTTCTCTCTTCTCTAGCTCTTTGCATGGCTGGCCCCTTAGCCTTCAAGTGCCTGCTTACGTATCACCTCCTTCAagcagccttccctga